The Acidicapsa acidisoli genome contains a region encoding:
- a CDS encoding excisionase family DNA-binding protein, with protein MTIPQAISRTGLSRSFLYQRLADGSIKSVKAGRRRLIDAASLNQWATNLPQQQLKQSSVSKEASCR; from the coding sequence ACCATTCCGCAGGCCATCTCCCGCACTGGCCTGAGCCGATCCTTTCTGTATCAGCGCTTGGCAGATGGCAGTATTAAGTCTGTTAAGGCAGGTCGTCGCAGACTCATCGACGCAGCAAGCCTAAATCAATGGGCAACTAACTTACCGCAGCAACAACTTAAGCAATCATCTGTGTCTAAGGAGGCATCATGCCGCTAA